From the genome of Capsicum annuum cultivar UCD-10X-F1 chromosome 4, UCD10Xv1.1, whole genome shotgun sequence:
CAAATGCCTATAAGATCATTGCACAAGATGAGCAACACTAGCAAATGTACATGCAACAGTAGTAAGtttatcttccaagaaatttcacaATAGTATACATGTTAGTAACGTCAACATCTTGCTTATGACAAAGCCCGCCCACAGGAGCTGGGATGGTCCTGGTCGGAGTCATGATTGAGTGTTGTGGCGTTTGCTTGGCGGGCTtagttaagaaataaaatttatgcCAAATATGTAACGCCAACATCTTGCTTATGACAAAGCTGACAAGGGAGTTGGCATGGTCCTGGTCGGAGTCATGATCGAGTATTATGGGGTTCGCTTGGTCGGCTtagttaagaaataaaatttatgcCAAACATGTAACTCCAACATCTTGCTTATGGCAAAGCCTATGAGGGAGCTGGGATGGTACTGGTCAGAGTCATGATCGAGTACTATGACGTTTGCTTAACTGGTGAgcttagttaaaaaataaaatttatgtcCTTGCTATCAGCTATATCTTTTGACATGATGGCAAATGTTTGATCCTAACAATGTATTTGGTATAATgaatagagaaaaataatactATTTCGGTAATtacttttcataaaaaatattttttaagaaaatattttctgataCATCGATCGGTTGAAGAAtgtcttttgaaaaataaagttatGCATGTAGAAATGAACAATAATATTATATGAGAAAAttagagagattttgatgaaatttctaatcactaaattaaacatgaataataatatcTAATTCTTAATTATAGAAAGTGATATGTAGTTCTACACAATTTTTCATCTCCATTAAATACtccaatatttaaaatacttaCCCTAGTATCATCTGTTTTTCCATCACCGTTAGCTCCAAAACTACTAACATCAATCAATTTAACCTTATTTTCAACCTTcttaatattattgaaataatgaattatttcatcttgaatgtTATTGCCTTCAATAAATGATTCCAAATAAGAAGGATAAGCTTGAAAGTCATGGCCAAATTCTTCAAAATTATTACTTCTACAAGTTGAAATTGATAGGACAAAAAGaataatgagaagaataatgCATTGGATAGAcatgatattattatatattgttataatattctatggttttaaaatttttctattgAAAAGAATTGTGACAAAGAATGCTATGGAGGAAAGTATGGAAAATATTTTGTGAATGATGAGAGGGTATGGGAAGGATATGtctatttatagattttaagaGGGTTTGGCTATAattgtaatattttaaatttggATGAGAGAGATTTAGACGAAAGAGCGTCAATTTCTATTCGCCCTCgtcttaaattatttattatatttttcttttacacgTTCATTAGAAAATATGATTTGGAGGTAGGATCTATCTATTTaccttcatttatatattaagATTACTATCTATCTTCATTAAATATTTAGCGTATTGATGATatggaaaaaattaataataacatGATATAACCAGTTAGCAACATCAACTAACCATGAAATTATTAcctacaaccaaaaaaaaaaatatcatcactgattaatcacttttttcttttaacCAAAAATTACATTTCGTAATTAAATGCATGAGCCAATTTTTTGTTAAGGTACTTTTCGTTGCTTCAATTAATTACAATGTCGTGTATATTTCAATCATATTAGTATAAGCTAAATTATATAACTCATTAACTTTCCTAATTAAGACTTTTTTAATTACAACTCTAGCTACCCCATCAAATTTTTCTTgaattcatcttttaaatataaataaatttaaaatgcttGCAAATCTGTTaagtattatttttgtttgagGACTGATCATGTTGTGAATAACttgtgtagacacctaattttattccttcaaaatttaattttattcatttttagctcacatTACCACACACCCTCATCCATTACACAGAATATTGGAGAGAACAAAATTTCTCCATTCACCATTAATCCACACAGATAGCAACGATACAAGAAAATCACATTCATCCTCACCAAGATACTCTCACCGACCTCACCATTAATCTCACATACACACACGAAAACTCACGCACGCATATATAGTGAATGGAAAGCTGGTTGGAGTGAGCGAAACAGAGAGATGGAGGGTGACAAAAAGAGTAACGAAGAGAGAGAGTAACGGAGAGAGAGGGAACGGACGGAGCTGACTGTTTTCTGGTGAGTTTTTCGTTGGAATCGGAATACCCCATGAAATCAGTTTGTTCATAGCCCAAAAATCGTCATTCTACTGTTCCCGGTTCTTTTCGGCGAAATCTAGCCGGGAAACGTTCTGTCGTTGACCACTTGGTCTATCGGGACTCCGGCATAATTAGAAACAACAATTCGGCCCCGATTTCGGCGAAGCCGTAGAAGTTTCTATACTGGttttgatttttcttcgatttgcgGGTTCGGGTTGACGGAAAACAATGAAAATCTATACTAAGGTTGGATTGCTCTGTTGTTTGAGGTTCGATTCGAGGTTTCGGACACATATTCTACAGAATTTAATCGgaataatacatcaattttgaaAAGCGGCATTGAGGTTCAATTCCATCTTCTCTCCTTTTAgtttttatgtaattatgaatGATTCATGTTGTTTGAcatgtttgaatcttcgttgaGTGTTGGTTGATGTTTAGATTTGGATGTGAAAACTTGATTGGTGGATTGCGTATTGAATTGGTTTAATTATGTTGAGGATGGATTTGGGGTGGAAttgaaaattgattaaaaaaaaaaaaaaaaggttgaattagattaattttggttCATTGCGgattttgtttaatttggaatAAAGCTTGAATATTATTGGAACGTGATAAATTATGAtgtgttgaaatggataggcaaatgtaggttcaggtaggCAGATTTTAGGATTGGTGACttgttgaatgtgtgaatatttgttgaatggttcATTCTATTTCAAACacacaaaattgagaaaatgtattcattttatcggggaatgccccgaagtctgatgtatttattcaccggggaatgccccgaggtatcttttattcggaggacgttcgtgatcaagacccgaggcattgggtaaagcaACGGAGTTTAGcctaggactagtttagaatatgatttatattttcgcatttttttgtttcggtttgtaataattggactggacattatgattttggatttattttgttttgttggtttgattgattgttttgtgtactttatgtggtttatacattcgtagtgtcagaTTAGTCGATattctccaccaagcgaccgtggttgaaccacgggatcgaggggtgcctaacaccttctcctcggtcaacaaaatccttagccgaaatctctgttcgcaaatcagttttaaagagttaaactgttttgaaaaggattgtccaaaggtgacttggcacattggattatgccaagtggcgactctgagttttgaatataaataatccttttcgaaacaaattttcatcttttgtcactttgataataaaaacccttttaaatttaaaatatgatcttttggttaaaaaaagggtgtgacaacttgaattttgtatttttataccaCGTGATCTTTTCATGAAGCagattttatttgtttgtctATGTGTTTTTGTATACCACATGAATTTTGGTTTCTTTATCAGTTATATACATTACCTTCGTGTCTAAAAACCAACATAAATTACACGTAGAAGAAAGTACACAcatattattactaaaataaaCTTGTTTTCATTTTAGTTAAGTAGCAAACATGAATATAGTACCAACGATGATAGCGGTCTTtcaaagaaaaacaattttaatttatagtttacacTAATGAGTAGAACCTTACCAAACCAAtgactttataaagaaaataattataaaatgcaTGAGGGTCTGGAACAAGAATATTATATAAGATACTTAAAAATCGTTACATTTAAAAATCAaagttattattatataattagaaataaaaatataatttaatgtaACATCAATTAACCATGAAATTATTAGCtacaatcaaaaagaaaaatcaccACTAACTAGTCACTTTTTTCTTTTAACCAAAAACCACATTTGGTAATTAAATGCATGAGCCATGTTTATGCTAATTAGGTGCTCTGCATTGCATCAAGTAATGTGTATTTTGGTCATGTTGATAAATTAAATAACCGAATTATATATATCCGTAACTTTCCTAATAAATGTTTTTGAATTACGATTCTCACCAGTCACCATcgtctttaaaatataaataaatttaaaaagcaaGTAAATctagttaatattatttttgtctttcaCTGCGTGTTATGAAGACTGATCATGTCGTGAATAACTTGAATTTTGTTTGTTTATGTTTTTAGCACTTCTTTTAAGCCTTTATTAATCTTTAAATAGGAATTAGCTTTATACCCACTTTACGTGTTTTGTTTACATTTGATTAATTAATCTTCCATAAATGGAAGTATTCTGTGCTTTACTTTTTCCTAATATAGGTACAATTTATCGAAAGAAAAAATTGTGATGAATCTGTCGATGGCCTTTTGGGTGAATCATTAATGACTCGTTTAGTCGTTGTTGTAGAAAtcgaaattttgtggactctacagaAAAAATTCAGTTTCTAGAGTTCTTGTACGGTACTATACCCTAAACCTAGCTTGGTCACTACGCTActctaaaccctaaattatgcggGGGAAATATTCCGTTAAAGAGGTAAGTCCCATATCTCACAAATTCACGACATATTAATACAGAGATCACTCATTTCAGAAATTTTATAAACTCATGAAATATTCACAAAAAGAGATCAAAATTCTCTCTTCCTCATAATCAAATACGAGATCTACAAAATTCAAAtactcctttcatggagatcaaattcaaatgttGTTACGTTCGAAAATACACTACTAACGGTTctcaaattatggagaaaatccatGTCAAATTCAAATCTCCCATTGAAGAAATATACTATAAACTGCCCTAGAATTATGAAGAAAATCAGGGAAGAAACAAAATTATACtcatattctttatcaataaaattatgtttctttagatttgatttgtaattgaagtttatttttcatgaattaaaatttGTTGGAAACAGTTGTTGATCAAAAAgtgaattatttatatattaaagttaatataattaattagatGTTTGATAGTACTTTAGTTATTATCATGTAGTAAGAGTCATTTTATGCTAAACGGTGTCAATTTATAATTAgaataattcatatttcaagtaaaaatattataatagagatTAACTAGTTACTTAATAAAAATTATCACTAGCTcttcataatcagttaaactacagtaataatattaaaaattatttaatttaaatattattttgtaatggcaacataataattatttatactttgtgaaaatatattgGATATGTTATGGTTGTTGTATAGATATGCTTTAGATCTCCTTATAATGCATCATCCATCTCAAAATATTTATAGTccttataaaatatatttgtcaCTTTTGTTACTTTAAAAGTTCAAGACAAAATTAATATCTTGTATTCTTAATCATAACTTGTTCTTAAAGATTATAAACATctgaataaaagtaaatatttagtgAATAAAGATTATATTGAAGATGTAAATGAGGGTAAAATAATCAACAATCCCTCTTAATTAATACTTTCTTAAGAgttataaatgaaaaatataacaaatattttaaaacggAGAGCATATATTATCTATAATTATCTCTTAAATTGGACAGATATGCGTAGCCACTAAAATTTAGTGTTAAGCAAAAGACAACAATTAGTGAGGTCTTATTATCCCCTGAACtaaaatttagtatatttttgttatttttttaactaCGTGATACTTTTGATGTGGgttccattttatgtaataaaaatacCATATCAACATAAAAACGATAAAAATACTCTTAAATTAAGTTCAGAAGAATTTTTGCCTACACAAAAATCTTGGAACTGAAAATTAAGCAAAAGTACAATGTTGGGTTTTTTTACAAAGTTTCCTCATTAGGTAAGGGACTAAATTGTAATTTTCTAATTCTTGTTGGGtttattttaatattgttttCTTTACCAAAACCAAATATATTTGGCTTTAGAGGATTAAGAAGGTATTAATTAGCACCCACACAGTACAATATGTTGCACTATTTGAACATCTTATCTAAAAGCTGAGGTTGTACGTACCTTGAGTAAAATTGCATTAGCATGAGGAATCTCATCAAACATACTTGAACATCTTATCTAAAAGCTGAAGTTATACGTACCTTGAGTAAAATTGCATTAGCACGAGGAATCTCATCAAACATACGTCCTCCAACAAACTTCAAGTTATTCTCACTATTGATTTTCTTGCATTCACCTATAACATTTGGGAGATCAATTAAGTACAACACACATCATGGTCTGATGGTAGGAAAAACCTTGGCTATAGCTATTGCCATAGTGCATGTGCCACCTCCCACATCCACCAATGATGTCAACCCTGAAAAAACATGCTTACACTTCACAATAGGCAAAATCAATACGCAGCCCCTTACGTACGCATCAGTTTTTATTTAGACACCTTAAGTAGACATTGTTTCATTTTGATACCTCAGGTAGGTATAAAGTGTGCCACTTTGACATcttttgctgaatcagcaaatTTATATTATGTGCGCGTATTATACACACCTGATGATGTGAAAAGTGACAAATTATATGCCGACACAtgtcatttttctaaaaaataatttttaaattattaattaattttttttcaaaaaaaaaaatcaataatcaccCCTTTCcccaataattaattttaaatacaaaaatactcaaataatttataaataattaatttaaataaaaagtacCCCCTCCCCCTAACCTACCCACCCcaccaaccttcttcttcaaataCCCCAGTCTAcccacccacccccaccccaccagtCCACCTATCCCGCTGCCCCTCCAACCTcaccacccacccacccacctgCCACCCCACCCACTCGCCACCCCACTCACCCCatcagtcaattttttattttttttaattgattttatttgattttaatttttcttcacgaatttagatttattttttaatttctttcatcaattttgcttcgattttcaattttttttttattgattttatttgaattcaatttttcttcactgatttagctttatttcttaagcattcttatttcttataattaagcattcttatttcttgatttaatcattcttgttttttgatttcttctttcataaaagaagtaagattcttgatttgaccattttagcaTAAGGATGTGTTAAGACAAAAAAATGGTGGTAACTTAATGgattgaagaaagaagaagaagaagaagaaaagagcagaaaagaggaaaaaaaataacaattacgAAAATGCCACCCAAACGCGTCTTCAATGCATGTGTCACACGCACATTGCCAACTCAGCAAAAAATGTCAAAGTGGCACACTTGAAGGCCACTTAAGGTGCCAAAATGGAACAATGACCACTTGAGATACCTAAATAAAAAATGGTGCGTACTTAAGG
Proteins encoded in this window:
- the LOC107868178 gene encoding polygalacturonase-2 isoform X1 yields the protein MSIQCIILLIILFVLSISTCRSNNFEEFGHDFQAYPSYLESFIEGNNIQDEIIHYFNNIKKVENKVKLIDVSSFGANGDGKTDDTRAFEQAWKEEKLKREDEQVFEVKKRSNVKVKGHLLCIRFLVPVLHLLKQIKSKVVFL
- the LOC107868178 gene encoding polygalacturonase-2 isoform X2 gives rise to the protein MSIQCIILLIILFVLSISTCRSNNFEEFGHDFQAYPSYLESFIEGNNIQDEIIHYFNNIKKVENKVKLIDVSSFGANGDGKTDDTREKLKREDEQVFEVKKRSNVKVKGHLLCIRFLVPVLHLLKQIKSKVVFL